One stretch of Sinomonas terrae DNA includes these proteins:
- a CDS encoding ABC transporter ATP-binding protein, producing the protein MTAGYIRGSRIFDDASLSISGPGLFHLRGRNGSGKSTFAELASGYLRPWAGQVLVNGINATNRDAREARRVCRAEPALFPAMTVHDHIALTATARGISPEPALDRAVMLGLEPWLAENAGSLSTGTAKKLWYLMNTLGDFDLAVLDEPFNGVDTESVAVMAKEMTEWAKTACVVLIAHALQAELEPDRVIEISELTS; encoded by the coding sequence GTGACAGCCGGCTACATCCGCGGGTCACGCATTTTTGACGACGCGAGCCTTTCGATCAGCGGTCCCGGATTGTTTCATCTCCGGGGACGGAACGGCTCCGGCAAGTCCACCTTCGCCGAACTTGCGAGCGGCTATCTGCGGCCGTGGGCGGGCCAAGTCCTGGTGAATGGGATCAACGCGACCAACCGGGACGCGCGAGAAGCGCGACGCGTGTGCCGCGCCGAGCCAGCGCTCTTCCCCGCGATGACGGTCCACGACCACATCGCTCTCACAGCGACCGCACGGGGCATCAGCCCCGAGCCTGCCCTCGACCGGGCCGTGATGCTCGGCCTTGAGCCTTGGCTCGCGGAGAACGCCGGAAGCCTCTCGACCGGGACAGCCAAGAAGCTCTGGTATCTCATGAATACGCTCGGAGATTTCGACCTTGCGGTCCTCGACGAGCCTTTCAATGGAGTCGACACCGAAAGCGTTGCCGTCATGGCCAAGGAAATGACGGAATGGGCGAAGACGGCGTGCGTTGTCCTGATCGCCCATGCGCTACAGGCCGAGCTCGAACCTGATCGGGTCATCGAGATTTCCGAGCTCACGTCCTGA
- the tdh gene encoding L-threonine 3-dehydrogenase: MKALFKAHPRAGFEFVDRPEPKTGPAEVKIRVLSTGICGTDLHLQAWDETAQSMSSAPLIPGHEFYGEVVEIGEDVRDVRPGDRVSGEGHIVCGVCRNCRAGRRQMCIHVSSVGVQRDGAFAEYVVIPETNVWVHHDPTITPELGAIFDPFGNATHTALSFPLVGEDVLITGAGPIGLMAISIARHAGARKIAITDVSQRRLALARDMGADLAVDVSNMSLRQAQQELGLVEGFDVGFEMSGRPAALQGMIENMNHGGRIALLGLPAQAAEIDWGKVVTHMLTLKGIYGREMFETWYAMSAMLSSNPVLHRNVAAVVTDVLPAARWEEGFDIARSGSGGKVVLDWSGV; encoded by the coding sequence ATGAAAGCCCTGTTCAAGGCCCATCCGCGCGCGGGATTCGAGTTCGTCGACCGGCCCGAGCCCAAGACCGGTCCTGCCGAGGTCAAGATTCGCGTGCTGTCGACGGGTATCTGTGGGACCGACCTCCACTTGCAGGCGTGGGATGAGACCGCGCAGTCGATGAGCAGCGCCCCGCTCATCCCCGGGCACGAGTTCTATGGAGAAGTCGTCGAGATCGGGGAGGACGTTCGCGACGTACGGCCCGGCGACCGTGTGTCCGGCGAGGGGCATATCGTCTGCGGGGTGTGCCGGAACTGCCGGGCTGGACGCAGGCAGATGTGCATTCACGTTTCGAGTGTCGGAGTTCAGCGGGATGGGGCCTTCGCCGAGTACGTCGTCATTCCCGAAACGAATGTCTGGGTTCACCACGACCCCACGATCACGCCCGAGCTCGGCGCGATCTTCGACCCGTTCGGCAACGCGACGCACACGGCGCTGAGCTTCCCGCTCGTCGGGGAGGATGTGCTCATTACGGGCGCGGGTCCGATCGGGCTCATGGCCATCTCGATCGCAAGGCACGCGGGCGCCCGCAAGATCGCGATCACCGATGTGTCGCAGCGGCGGCTCGCGCTCGCGCGAGATATGGGTGCGGACTTGGCTGTCGATGTCTCGAATATGAGCCTGCGCCAAGCCCAGCAAGAGCTCGGCCTGGTCGAAGGCTTCGACGTGGGCTTCGAGATGTCCGGTCGGCCAGCGGCCCTGCAGGGCATGATCGAGAACATGAACCACGGCGGCCGCATCGCCCTGCTCGGCCTTCCCGCCCAGGCAGCGGAGATCGACTGGGGCAAGGTCGTGACCCACATGCTCACGCTCAAGGGCATCTACGGCCGCGAGATGTTCGAGACCTGGTACGCGATGAGCGCGATGCTCTCGTCGAATCCGGTCCTGCACCGCAATGTGGCCGCCGTCGTCACGGACGTCCTGCCGGCGGCGCGCTGGGAGGAAGGCTTCGACATCGCCCGCTCTGGCAGCGGCGGCAAAGTGGTGTTGGACTGGTCGGGCGTTTAG
- a CDS encoding LysR family transcriptional regulator, with protein MDVRQLQILRELGELGSVKAVAEELLVTPSAVSQQLTLLTRSAGVPLTRKEGRTLVLTDAGRVLAGAGGAVVRAMADARAAIGAYHEDPAGTVSVSAFHSAGQALFGRLSAKLSAVADDGAASPRLRLADEDVPQHGFPALTGRYDLVLAHRMAHSEDWPVERLVVVSLAKEPFDVALPDGHPLAARASLRPDDVAGEPWVSSRAGYSPADVLAAIGAVASRAPEIAHRINDYSSVASVVAGGGVLGLLPRYTAALGRPPGVVLRPLEGIATRRSIDLLIRPENARRRSVQIVADVLRELVSELIAEAEERAAPTSAEAR; from the coding sequence ATGGACGTCCGGCAACTACAGATCCTCCGCGAGCTCGGTGAGCTCGGCAGCGTCAAGGCCGTGGCGGAGGAGCTGCTCGTCACGCCGTCGGCGGTATCACAGCAGCTGACGCTGCTGACCCGCAGCGCCGGGGTCCCGCTCACTCGCAAGGAGGGCCGCACGCTCGTCCTCACCGATGCCGGCAGGGTCCTCGCGGGGGCGGGCGGCGCCGTCGTCCGCGCGATGGCGGACGCGCGCGCCGCCATCGGCGCCTATCACGAAGACCCCGCTGGGACAGTCTCAGTAAGCGCGTTCCACTCGGCAGGGCAGGCCCTCTTCGGTCGGCTTTCCGCGAAGCTCTCAGCGGTAGCGGACGACGGCGCCGCCTCCCCGCGCCTGCGCCTCGCCGACGAGGACGTCCCCCAGCACGGCTTTCCGGCGCTCACGGGTCGCTACGATCTGGTCCTCGCCCATCGTATGGCCCATAGCGAGGACTGGCCCGTGGAGAGGCTTGTCGTTGTATCGCTGGCCAAAGAGCCGTTCGACGTCGCCCTGCCGGATGGGCACCCGCTGGCGGCGCGCGCCTCGCTTCGGCCGGACGACGTCGCGGGCGAGCCGTGGGTGTCGAGCCGTGCTGGCTACTCCCCCGCGGACGTGCTCGCGGCGATCGGCGCCGTCGCGAGCCGGGCGCCCGAGATCGCGCACCGGATCAACGACTACTCCTCGGTCGCCTCCGTTGTAGCAGGCGGAGGCGTGCTAGGGCTGCTCCCGCGGTACACCGCCGCGCTCGGGCGGCCGCCCGGCGTCGTCCTCCGCCCGCTCGAGGGGATTGCAACGCGCCGGAGCATAGATCTGCTCATTCGGCCGGAAAATGCGAGACGACGTTCAGTGCAGATCGTCGCGGACGTGCTCCGAGAGCTAGTCAGTGAGCTTATCGCTGAGGCGGAAGAGCGTGCTGCGCCGACTTCCGCTGAGGCGCGATGA